The Kroppenstedtia pulmonis genome has a segment encoding these proteins:
- a CDS encoding DNA-directed RNA polymerase subunit alpha has product MIEIEKPKIETVEISGDSRYGKFVVEPLERGYGTTLGNSLRRILLSSLPGAAVTSIQIDGVLHEFSTIPGVVEDTTEIILNLKQLSLKVHSDEEKILEIDVEGGGEVKAGDIRADSDVEILNPDLHIATLADDGRLHLRMTANRGRGYVPADGNKSEDQSIGVIPIDSIYTPIERVNYQVANTRVGQVTNYDKLTLEVWTDGSLRPDESVSLGAKILTEHLMLFVGLTEEAQDAEIMVEKEEDKKEKVMEMTIEELDLSVRSYNCLKRAGINTVQELTQKSEEDMMKVRNLGRKSLEEVQEKLAELELSLRSDD; this is encoded by the coding sequence ATGATTGAAATCGAAAAGCCTAAAATTGAAACCGTAGAGATCAGCGGCGACAGCCGATACGGAAAGTTTGTTGTGGAACCCTTGGAACGCGGATACGGCACCACCCTTGGCAACTCCCTGAGACGAATCTTGCTTTCGTCTCTTCCGGGTGCGGCTGTTACTTCCATTCAAATAGACGGGGTGTTGCACGAGTTTTCCACGATTCCCGGTGTTGTGGAGGATACGACGGAGATTATCCTCAACTTGAAACAGCTATCCCTGAAAGTCCACTCCGATGAAGAAAAGATACTGGAGATCGATGTGGAAGGCGGCGGCGAGGTGAAGGCCGGCGATATCCGTGCAGATTCCGATGTGGAGATTCTGAATCCGGATCTGCATATCGCCACATTAGCCGATGACGGTCGCTTGCACCTTCGGATGACGGCCAATCGAGGGCGGGGATACGTACCGGCGGATGGAAACAAGAGTGAGGATCAATCGATTGGGGTGATCCCCATCGACTCCATCTACACACCGATTGAGCGGGTTAACTATCAAGTGGCTAATACCCGGGTCGGTCAAGTGACCAACTACGACAAACTGACCTTGGAAGTCTGGACTGACGGGAGCCTGCGCCCTGATGAATCAGTCAGTCTTGGAGCCAAGATCTTGACGGAACACCTGATGCTCTTTGTGGGTCTGACAGAAGAGGCCCAGGATGCGGAGATCATGGTGGAAAAAGAGGAAGACAAAAAAGAAAAGGTCATGGAAATGACCATCGAAGAACTGGACCTGTCTGTCCGTTCCTATAACTGCCTCAAGCGTGCCGGAATCAATACAGTCCAGGAGCTGACACAGAAGTCGGAAGAGGATATGATGAAGGTCCGCAACTTGGGGCGCAAATCACTGGAAGAAGTGCAGGAGAAACTGGCTGAACTGGAACTCTCCCTGCGCAGTGACGACTAG
- the truA gene encoding tRNA pseudouridine(38-40) synthase TruA: protein MRKLKMVISYDGTDFSGFQRQPSRRTVQGVLEEKISRIAGEPVIVTGAGRTDAGVHAQGQVIHFETSSSIPVDRWVRVVNTVLPRDVAVLQTQEVDASFHAQKDACWKWYRYTLDTRFTPDVFTRRFRTEWKISPLNIPKMREGAAIFVGRHDFTSFSSAQSPVKDRVRQIYQCEVKQPEEGVITIEVVGSGFLYHMVRIIAGTLVEVGCGKRTPESIKQALIACDRSLGGRTMPPQGLTMMKVCYTPWYG from the coding sequence TTGAGAAAGCTGAAAATGGTTATATCCTATGATGGGACTGATTTTTCCGGTTTTCAACGCCAGCCTTCAAGACGTACTGTGCAAGGGGTCTTGGAAGAGAAAATCTCCCGGATTGCCGGAGAACCTGTAATTGTTACAGGAGCAGGGAGAACAGATGCAGGTGTCCATGCCCAAGGACAGGTTATTCACTTTGAAACGTCATCTTCGATTCCTGTGGATCGATGGGTACGAGTGGTCAACACAGTGTTGCCCAGGGATGTGGCAGTATTGCAGACCCAAGAAGTGGATGCCTCCTTTCATGCTCAAAAGGATGCATGCTGGAAGTGGTACCGTTATACCCTGGATACCCGTTTTACCCCGGATGTCTTCACCCGTCGCTTTCGCACTGAATGGAAAATTTCGCCTCTGAATATCCCCAAAATGCGGGAGGGAGCCGCAATATTTGTCGGCCGCCATGATTTCACTTCTTTTTCCTCCGCCCAATCACCTGTGAAGGACCGTGTTCGTCAAATTTATCAATGTGAAGTCAAACAGCCTGAAGAAGGCGTGATTACCATCGAGGTGGTAGGGAGTGGATTTTTATACCATATGGTTCGGATTATTGCCGGGACATTGGTGGAAGTAGGATGCGGGAAGCGAACCCCGGAGTCCATCAAGCAAGCACTGATTGCCTGTGATCGTTCATTGGGAGGTAGAACCATGCCACCCCAAGGGCTGACCATGATGAAGGTATGCTACACACCCTGGTATGGGTGA
- the infA gene encoding translation initiation factor IF-1 → MAKEDVIEVEGTVIEPLPNAMFRVELENGHKVLAHVSGKIRMHFIRILPGDKVTVQLSPYDLTRGRITYRYK, encoded by the coding sequence ATGGCCAAAGAAGATGTAATCGAGGTGGAGGGCACAGTGATTGAGCCTTTGCCCAATGCGATGTTCCGGGTGGAACTGGAAAACGGTCATAAAGTCCTTGCCCATGTATCCGGCAAAATCCGCATGCATTTTATTCGGATTCTGCCAGGGGACAAAGTGACGGTCCAGCTCTCCCCATATGACTTGACACGCGGTCGGATCACCTATCGATACAAGTAA
- a CDS encoding energy-coupling factor transporter ATPase, which translates to MKPLIELEEVGFHYSPEPIQGEWALNGVDLQVHPGEYLAIMGPNGSGKSTLAKMLNGLLIPSKGHVKVGGMDTQSEEIWEIRRMVGMVFQNPDNQIVGTTVRDDVAFGMENMGIPRDDMLQRIKEVLDQVGLSSMEETSPHHLSGGQKQRLAIASVMAMKPQAVVFDEATSMLDPSGRHEVIQAIRDLKEQGTAVIHITHSAEEAMQADRLIVMAQGTILLEGVPEQVFQQSDVLRRWSLELPFHIELSDRLLRRGLPLPGVASNSDRLVEDLWVLLSKD; encoded by the coding sequence ATGAAACCGTTGATTGAACTGGAAGAAGTAGGATTTCACTACTCTCCAGAGCCGATACAGGGAGAATGGGCATTGAACGGGGTGGATCTGCAGGTCCACCCCGGTGAATATCTGGCGATTATGGGACCCAATGGTTCCGGGAAGTCAACTTTAGCCAAAATGCTAAACGGTTTGTTGATTCCATCCAAGGGGCACGTGAAGGTAGGAGGAATGGATACTCAATCCGAGGAAATCTGGGAAATTCGGCGCATGGTGGGAATGGTATTCCAGAATCCGGACAATCAAATTGTGGGTACCACAGTCAGAGATGATGTCGCCTTTGGAATGGAAAATATGGGAATTCCCAGAGATGACATGCTACAGCGCATTAAAGAAGTATTGGATCAAGTGGGTCTCTCATCCATGGAAGAAACTTCTCCTCACCATCTTTCCGGTGGTCAAAAACAGCGCTTGGCCATTGCCAGCGTAATGGCGATGAAACCCCAGGCAGTGGTTTTTGACGAAGCCACTTCCATGCTGGACCCTTCCGGACGCCATGAAGTGATTCAAGCGATCCGTGACCTGAAAGAGCAGGGAACAGCTGTGATCCACATTACGCATTCTGCTGAGGAAGCCATGCAAGCAGACCGGTTGATCGTTATGGCTCAGGGAACGATACTCCTGGAAGGAGTGCCTGAACAAGTATTTCAGCAATCGGATGTATTGCGCCGATGGTCATTGGAACTTCCCTTTCATATTGAATTATCAGACCGGTTGCTTCGACGGGGATTGCCTCTGCCCGGTGTCGCATCCAACTCTGATAGATTGGTGGAGGATCTATGGGTATTATTATCAAAGGATTGA
- the rplQ gene encoding 50S ribosomal protein L17: protein MAHSKLGRNSAARKALLRDLVTDLIIHERIETSASKAKEVRSIADKMITLAKRGDLHARRQAASFVRTKRSRTEKEGETVTHEQVDAVKKLFDEVGPRYEERNGGYTRIIKIGPRRGDATEMVYLELV from the coding sequence ATGGCACATTCAAAATTGGGTCGTAACAGTGCAGCACGTAAAGCATTGTTGCGGGATCTTGTAACCGATCTGATTATTCATGAGCGTATTGAAACCTCTGCCTCCAAAGCGAAAGAGGTTCGTTCCATTGCTGATAAAATGATCACTCTGGCAAAGCGGGGGGATTTGCATGCCCGTCGCCAAGCTGCTTCCTTTGTGCGAACCAAGCGTTCCCGCACTGAAAAGGAAGGCGAAACGGTTACCCATGAGCAAGTGGACGCAGTGAAAAAACTGTTTGATGAAGTGGGTCCCCGTTATGAAGAACGAAACGGCGGTTACACCCGTATCATCAAAATCGGCCCCCGGCGCGGTGATGCAACGGAAATGGTCTATCTGGAACTGGTGTAA
- a CDS encoding DUF4256 domain-containing protein produces the protein MTKENEISNKKELSPEQREELLGALKARFEKNMHRHKGLEWAKIQAKLDANTEKLWSLNEMERTGGEPDVVEYDEKEGEYIFYDCSAESPKDRRSVCYDRKALESRKKHKPENNAIDMATAMGIELLTEEQYRALQKLEHFDMKTSSWVQTPSDIRELGGALFCDFRYGHVFVYHNGASSYYGSRGFRGSLRV, from the coding sequence ATGACAAAGGAAAATGAAATCAGCAATAAAAAGGAGTTGTCACCAGAACAACGTGAAGAATTACTCGGAGCATTGAAAGCACGTTTTGAGAAAAATATGCACCGACATAAAGGCCTTGAATGGGCTAAGATCCAAGCAAAGCTGGATGCTAATACTGAAAAGCTGTGGTCGCTTAATGAAATGGAAAGAACTGGCGGTGAACCGGATGTTGTTGAATATGATGAAAAGGAGGGCGAATACATTTTTTATGATTGTTCTGCGGAAAGTCCTAAAGATCGCAGAAGTGTTTGTTACGATCGTAAAGCGCTGGAGTCAAGGAAAAAACATAAACCAGAAAATAACGCGATCGATATGGCAACTGCCATGGGCATCGAACTTTTAACGGAAGAACAATATCGGGCATTGCAAAAACTTGAACATTTCGATATGAAAACATCGAGCTGGGTGCAAACACCCTCGGATATTAGGGAACTCGGCGGTGCCCTTTTTTGCGATTTTCGCTACGGGCACGTCTTTGTGTATCACAATGGTGCCTCCTCTTACTATGGTTCCAGAGGGTTCCGTGGTTCGCTAAGGGTCTAA
- the rpmJ gene encoding 50S ribosomal protein L36 — protein sequence MKVRPSVKPICEKCKVIRRKGTVMIICENPKHKQKQG from the coding sequence GTGAAAGTGAGACCTTCGGTAAAACCCATTTGCGAAAAATGTAAAGTTATTCGCCGCAAAGGGACCGTGATGATTATTTGTGAAAATCCCAAGCACAAACAAAAACAAGGTTAA
- a CDS encoding energy-coupling factor transporter ATPase, producing MGIIIKGLTHQYMANTPYAKTSLSDINLSIPSGTFTGIIGPTGSGKSTLIQHIAGLLKPTKGSVQVGETIITPETKKLKSLRSQVGMVFQYPEYQLFEDTVEKDIAYGPRNQGRSEEEIRRQVGQAMDWVGLSRNLSTRSPFQLSGGQMRRVAVAGILAMMPKVLILDEPTAGLDPQGQRELLDTIYHIHKERAMTVILVSHSMEEVARYADHLVVMVHGRLALSGTPGEVFNQTEQLRKWGLEVPMAVQVIEKLNRFLSPPLSKEIFTLEALEEHLFQRWHKGGAS from the coding sequence ATGGGTATTATTATCAAAGGATTGACACACCAATACATGGCAAACACTCCTTATGCCAAGACCTCCTTATCCGATATCAACCTGAGTATTCCCTCTGGTACCTTTACGGGTATCATCGGACCCACCGGCTCCGGTAAATCCACCCTCATTCAGCATATCGCCGGTTTGTTGAAACCGACGAAGGGTTCGGTTCAAGTGGGGGAGACAATCATTACCCCGGAAACCAAGAAGTTAAAGTCCCTGCGAAGTCAAGTGGGGATGGTTTTTCAATATCCGGAGTACCAGCTTTTTGAAGATACAGTAGAAAAGGACATTGCTTACGGTCCCCGAAACCAAGGACGTTCGGAAGAAGAGATTCGTCGTCAGGTTGGACAAGCGATGGATTGGGTGGGCTTAAGCCGAAACTTGTCAACCCGTTCCCCCTTTCAATTAAGCGGAGGTCAGATGAGGCGAGTGGCTGTGGCAGGCATACTCGCCATGATGCCGAAGGTGCTGATCCTGGACGAGCCGACAGCCGGGCTGGACCCCCAAGGCCAACGGGAACTCTTGGATACGATATACCACATTCATAAAGAACGTGCCATGACTGTGATTCTGGTCTCTCACAGCATGGAAGAGGTAGCCCGGTATGCAGATCATTTAGTGGTCATGGTTCACGGACGACTGGCCCTGTCCGGTACACCGGGAGAAGTATTTAACCAAACGGAACAACTTCGCAAATGGGGCTTGGAGGTTCCCATGGCTGTTCAGGTGATTGAGAAATTGAATCGGTTTCTTTCCCCGCCTCTTTCCAAAGAGATCTTCACTTTGGAAGCATTGGAAGAACATTTATTCCAGCGATGGCATAAAGGGGGAGCCTCATGA
- a CDS encoding TetR/AcrR family transcriptional regulator yields MNGYERRKQKKMEQILSASIQLFFKYGFQKVSVNEIAHKANVSPATIYNYFGTKEQLYSDSLIYWLDKQLVQYEDILDSGLSFPEKTKEIMLLEARNLNILADEFPKVPSSDFRGVIQMMDTYNEQKVVPFFKKYVALGKQEGYIRKDQTEEMIMRYFTMFQNELVRNWEGSNQERTTQSMDQLIELFFYGVAGRAQLQE; encoded by the coding sequence ATGAACGGTTACGAACGACGGAAACAGAAAAAAATGGAGCAAATACTCAGCGCATCGATTCAATTATTTTTCAAATACGGCTTTCAAAAGGTTAGCGTGAATGAGATTGCGCATAAAGCGAATGTTTCCCCTGCAACCATCTATAATTACTTCGGTACTAAAGAACAGCTTTATTCCGATTCCCTGATATATTGGCTGGACAAGCAGTTGGTGCAGTATGAGGACATTTTAGATTCCGGGCTGTCTTTTCCTGAGAAAACTAAAGAAATTATGCTACTGGAGGCTAGAAACTTGAATATCTTAGCGGATGAGTTTCCGAAAGTCCCATCCTCTGATTTTAGAGGAGTGATACAAATGATGGACACTTATAACGAGCAGAAAGTCGTTCCCTTTTTTAAGAAGTATGTAGCGCTTGGAAAGCAAGAGGGGTATATTCGGAAGGATCAAACTGAGGAGATGATAATGCGTTATTTCACGATGTTCCAGAATGAACTGGTCCGGAATTGGGAGGGATCGAATCAAGAACGGACAACCCAAAGTATGGATCAATTGATCGAGTTGTTCTTTTATGGGGTAGCCGGGCGGGCACAGCTTCAGGAATAG
- a CDS encoding energy-coupling factor transporter transmembrane component T family protein gives MSLKNPVLGQYVPGNSYLHRMDPRAKLIFVFIYMFLVFLANNGWTYSLLSVMTLSALLLSRVPVRLIAKGLKPILILILFTSLLHLFFTRGGEVLLQWGPLIVYENGVIQAGWISLRFLLLVLTGTLLTLTTSPMDLTDGMERLLSPFVRFGVPAHDLALMMSIALRFIPTLWDEAEKIMKAQQARGADFESGGLIRRAKSYIPVLIPLFVSAFRRADDLALAMEARAYRGGEGRSRLRKLEFTHVDVFALILLVVLLPALLYFRS, from the coding sequence ATGAGCTTAAAGAATCCGGTACTGGGTCAATATGTTCCCGGAAACTCTTACCTTCATCGAATGGATCCCCGGGCAAAACTGATCTTTGTCTTCATTTATATGTTTCTTGTTTTTCTGGCCAACAATGGTTGGACCTACAGTTTGCTGTCTGTGATGACATTATCCGCTCTTTTATTGTCTCGGGTACCTGTAAGGTTAATCGCCAAGGGTCTTAAACCGATTCTGATTCTGATTCTATTTACCTCCCTGTTGCACCTTTTTTTTACTCGGGGAGGAGAAGTGCTGTTACAGTGGGGGCCACTTATCGTCTATGAAAACGGAGTGATTCAGGCAGGTTGGATCTCGTTGCGCTTTTTATTGTTGGTGCTGACGGGGACACTGTTAACCTTAACCACCTCTCCCATGGATTTAACAGATGGGATGGAGCGGTTACTTTCTCCTTTTGTCCGTTTTGGTGTTCCTGCTCATGATTTGGCATTGATGATGTCCATCGCTCTGAGGTTTATCCCTACTTTATGGGATGAAGCAGAAAAAATCATGAAAGCCCAGCAGGCCAGGGGAGCTGACTTTGAATCCGGGGGATTGATCCGTCGGGCAAAAAGCTATATCCCGGTTTTGATTCCTCTGTTTGTATCCGCCTTCCGGAGAGCGGATGATCTGGCTTTGGCCATGGAAGCCAGAGCGTATCGGGGTGGAGAGGGCAGAAGCCGCCTCCGGAAACTGGAGTTTACCCATGTGGATGTGTTTGCTCTGATTTTGTTGGTTGTTTTGTTACCCGCACTTTTGTACTTCCGATCCTAG
- the map gene encoding type I methionyl aminopeptidase, with amino-acid sequence MIVRKSSKELEAMRAAGRIVYEAHQLLKESIRPGITTKELDQIAEKFIRKQGATPSFKGYNGFKGSVCTSVNEELVHGIPGDRVLEDGDIISIDVGAFYQGYHGDSAWTYPVGQITEEAVELLRVTEESLYKGLAEAKPGNRIGDISHAIQVCAENAGFSIVREYVGHGVGQNLHEEPNVPNFGLAGKGPRLKPGMTLAVEPMVNAGKRFVRTLDDDWTVVTQDGSLCAHFEHTIAITEDGHEILTTG; translated from the coding sequence ATGATTGTCCGAAAGTCATCCAAGGAATTGGAAGCCATGAGGGCTGCCGGCCGAATCGTCTACGAGGCCCATCAACTTCTGAAAGAATCGATTCGTCCTGGTATCACTACCAAGGAATTGGATCAGATTGCGGAGAAGTTTATTCGGAAACAGGGTGCCACTCCTTCCTTTAAAGGTTATAACGGCTTTAAAGGCAGTGTCTGCACCTCAGTCAATGAAGAGTTGGTACACGGAATACCGGGAGACCGGGTCCTCGAGGATGGAGACATCATCAGCATTGATGTGGGAGCCTTTTATCAGGGATATCACGGTGATTCCGCCTGGACCTATCCAGTGGGACAAATTACCGAAGAAGCGGTTGAATTGCTTCGTGTGACAGAAGAATCCCTGTATAAAGGGTTGGCAGAGGCGAAACCTGGAAATCGGATCGGAGATATCTCCCATGCGATCCAGGTATGTGCTGAAAATGCCGGATTCTCCATTGTCCGGGAATACGTCGGACACGGTGTAGGCCAAAATCTGCATGAAGAACCCAATGTCCCCAACTTCGGACTGGCGGGCAAGGGCCCCCGTCTCAAACCGGGAATGACTCTGGCCGTCGAGCCGATGGTAAATGCGGGGAAACGATTTGTACGAACACTAGACGATGATTGGACCGTCGTCACACAGGATGGATCACTGTGTGCCCACTTTGAGCATACCATCGCGATTACGGAAGACGGCCATGAAATATTGACTACAGGGTAA
- the rpsM gene encoding 30S ribosomal protein S13, whose amino-acid sequence MARIAGIDLPRDKRVEVALTYIFGIGRSHAGKILSETEINPDTRVRDLTEDEVAKLRGYIDKNLIVEGDLRRETALNIKRLIEIGSYRGMRHRRGLPVRGQRSKTNARTRKGPRRTVANKKK is encoded by the coding sequence TTGGCTCGTATTGCAGGTATTGACCTTCCCCGTGACAAACGTGTGGAAGTTGCCCTCACCTATATCTTCGGAATTGGTCGCTCCCACGCCGGTAAAATCCTGAGTGAAACAGAAATCAATCCGGATACACGGGTACGGGATCTAACCGAAGACGAAGTGGCGAAACTGCGGGGCTATATCGACAAGAACCTGATCGTGGAAGGGGATCTGCGTCGGGAAACCGCCTTGAATATCAAGCGTCTGATTGAAATCGGATCCTATCGTGGAATGCGTCATCGCCGGGGACTGCCGGTGCGGGGTCAGCGGAGCAAAACCAACGCCCGGACACGTAAAGGCCCCCGTCGGACAGTTGCGAACAAGAAGAAATAA
- the rpsI gene encoding 30S ribosomal protein S9, producing the protein MAQVQFYGTGRRKESIARVRLVPGDGRILINGRDMDQYFGLETLKAIVKQPLVLTETLNRYDVLVNVSGGGFTGQAGAIRHGVARALLKVDHELRPTLKKAGFLTRDPRMKERKKYGLKKARRAPQFSKR; encoded by the coding sequence TTGGCACAAGTCCAATTCTACGGCACCGGTCGCCGTAAAGAGTCGATCGCCCGCGTTCGCTTGGTTCCGGGAGACGGGCGGATCCTCATCAATGGCCGCGATATGGATCAGTATTTTGGACTGGAAACATTAAAAGCCATTGTAAAACAGCCTTTGGTGTTGACCGAGACTCTCAATCGCTATGACGTATTGGTCAATGTCAGTGGCGGCGGTTTTACCGGTCAAGCCGGCGCAATTCGTCACGGTGTGGCCCGGGCTCTCTTGAAAGTGGATCATGAGCTTCGTCCCACTCTGAAAAAAGCAGGGTTTCTAACCCGGGATCCCCGTATGAAAGAACGTAAAAAATACGGTCTCAAAAAAGCCCGTCGTGCACCACAATTTTCGAAGCGTTAA
- a CDS encoding KOW domain-containing RNA-binding protein, whose product MDVTFAKNRPRPGQLVRVIRGREAGKYAIVVAVEEPHFVWLADGAQRKAAQPKKKNVRHIQLTHYIAREVADSLEKRNGRVSDAELRYALNQYLLRYGEKKGE is encoded by the coding sequence ATGGACGTGACATTTGCCAAGAACCGGCCCCGGCCGGGACAGTTGGTCCGGGTGATACGAGGCCGTGAGGCAGGAAAATATGCGATTGTCGTCGCTGTGGAAGAACCGCACTTCGTTTGGTTGGCAGATGGTGCCCAACGCAAAGCTGCTCAACCAAAGAAGAAGAACGTCAGGCATATTCAGCTCACCCATTACATCGCCCGGGAAGTAGCGGACTCTTTGGAGAAGAGAAACGGTCGGGTCAGCGATGCTGAACTGCGCTACGCCTTAAATCAATACCTACTCCGATACGGAGAGAAAAAAGGAGAGTGA
- a CDS encoding aldo/keto reductase, producing the protein MIAKNLQDKTTLHNGVKMPWFGIGVFKVEEGPELVNAVKAAIKHGYRSIDTAAIYENEEGVGQGIREGIKEAGISREDLFVTSKVWNTDLGYESAIAAYETSLNKLGLEYLDLYLIHWPVEGKYKDAWRALETLYKEGRVKTIGVSNFQIHHLEDLMKDAEIKPMVNQVEYHPRLTQKELQSFCREHGIQLEAWSPLMQGQLLDHQVLQDIANKYGKSTAQVILRWDLQNGVVTIPKSTKEHRIVENATVFDFELTEEDMKRIDDLNQNDRVGPDPDNFDF; encoded by the coding sequence ATGATAGCGAAAAACTTACAAGATAAAACAACTTTGCATAACGGTGTGAAAATGCCCTGGTTTGGTATCGGGGTGTTTAAAGTAGAAGAAGGTCCTGAGTTGGTTAATGCTGTGAAAGCAGCCATTAAACACGGTTATCGTAGTATTGATACAGCAGCTATTTATGAAAATGAAGAGGGAGTCGGACAAGGTATTCGTGAAGGGATTAAAGAAGCCGGCATTTCTAGAGAAGATCTATTTGTGACATCGAAGGTTTGGAATACCGATCTGGGGTATGAATCTGCAATAGCAGCTTATGAAACAAGCTTAAATAAACTTGGTTTAGAGTATCTAGATTTATACCTTATTCATTGGCCTGTAGAAGGTAAATATAAAGATGCATGGAGAGCATTAGAGACGCTGTACAAAGAAGGACGAGTAAAAACCATTGGAGTAAGTAACTTTCAAATCCATCATCTCGAAGACTTGATGAAAGATGCAGAAATTAAACCGATGGTGAACCAAGTGGAATACCATCCACGTTTGACCCAAAAGGAACTTCAGTCCTTTTGCCGGGAACATGGAATTCAGCTGGAAGCTTGGTCTCCATTAATGCAAGGTCAATTACTGGATCATCAGGTCCTGCAAGATATCGCAAATAAGTATGGCAAATCTACTGCGCAAGTCATTTTACGTTGGGACTTACAAAACGGCGTTGTAACCATTCCCAAATCTACAAAAGAACATCGAATTGTTGAAAACGCAACGGTTTTTGATTTTGAGTTAACGGAAGAAGATATGAAACGAATTGATGACTTGAATCAGAATGATCGAGTCGGCCCAGATCCGGACAATTTTGACTTTTAA
- the rpsK gene encoding 30S ribosomal protein S11: MATKKRTTNQRVKRRARKNVDSGTVHIRSTFNNTIVTITDKRGNTISWASSGTLGFKGSRKSTPFAAQMAAETAAKQAMEHGMKSVEVMVKGPGAGREAAIRSLQAAGLEVNLIKDVTPIPHNGCRPPKRRRV, encoded by the coding sequence GTGGCTACCAAAAAGCGTACGACTAATCAGCGCGTCAAGCGTCGTGCACGGAAAAATGTTGATTCAGGTACGGTCCATATCCGGTCTACCTTTAATAACACCATTGTTACCATTACCGACAAACGGGGAAATACCATCTCTTGGGCCAGTTCAGGTACATTGGGCTTCAAAGGGTCCCGTAAAAGTACCCCCTTCGCCGCCCAGATGGCAGCGGAAACTGCCGCAAAACAGGCAATGGAGCACGGCATGAAGAGCGTGGAAGTTATGGTAAAAGGACCGGGTGCCGGTCGCGAGGCAGCAATTCGCTCCCTGCAAGCCGCCGGTTTGGAAGTCAACTTGATTAAAGACGTCACCCCGATTCCTCATAACGGGTGTCGCCCGCCGAAGCGTCGCCGTGTTTAA
- the rplM gene encoding 50S ribosomal protein L13, with protein sequence MRTTFMAKPNEVTRKWYVVDATDKPLGRLASEVATLLRGKHKPQYTPHVDTGDFVVITNASKVALSGKKLEKKNYYRHSGYPGGLRSITAGELREKRPEKMVELAVKGMLSKNNLGRKHLKRLKVYAGEHPHQGQQPEQWEIRG encoded by the coding sequence ATGCGAACCACATTTATGGCCAAACCGAACGAAGTAACTCGGAAATGGTATGTGGTCGACGCTACCGATAAACCGCTGGGTCGTCTGGCTAGTGAAGTAGCTACACTGTTGCGGGGAAAGCATAAGCCGCAATATACTCCCCATGTGGATACCGGTGATTTCGTCGTCATCACCAATGCTTCCAAAGTGGCTTTGTCCGGTAAAAAGCTGGAAAAGAAAAACTACTACCGTCACTCCGGCTATCCCGGTGGATTACGGAGCATAACCGCAGGGGAACTGCGGGAAAAGCGTCCGGAAAAGATGGTGGAGTTGGCTGTCAAAGGTATGCTGTCCAAGAACAACTTGGGTCGCAAGCACCTGAAAAGACTGAAAGTGTATGCGGGTGAACACCCCCATCAAGGTCAGCAACCTGAGCAATGGGAAATTCGTGGATAA